Proteins encoded by one window of Serratia nevei:
- the yedE gene encoding selenium metabolism membrane protein YedE/FdhT: MSWQQFKSQYLVRFWAPLPAVVAAGILSTYYFGMTGTFWAVTGEFTRWGGHVLQWFGLHPEQWGYFKVIGLQGTPLERIDGRMIIGMFAGCIAAALWANNIKLRQPQHRIRIVQALLGGIIAGFGARLAMGCNLAAFFTGIPQFSLHAWFFALATAAGSYFGAKFTLLPMFRIPVKLQKVKAAAPLTQKPEQARRRFRLGMAVFGLAVAWSLWTLFDAPKLGIAMLFGIGFGLLIERAQICFTSAFRDLWITGRTHMAKAIIIGMAVSAIGIFSYVQLGVAPKIMWAGPNAVLGGLLFGFGIVLAGGCETGWMYRAVEGQVHYWWVGLGNIIGATLLAYYWDDLAPALATDYDKINLLDTFGPIGGLLVTYLLLALAFAAMLWWEKRFFRARPEAQVVNLRSMP; the protein is encoded by the coding sequence ATGAGTTGGCAGCAGTTCAAATCTCAATACCTGGTGCGCTTTTGGGCGCCGCTGCCGGCGGTGGTCGCCGCCGGGATCCTTTCTACCTACTACTTCGGCATGACCGGCACCTTCTGGGCGGTGACCGGCGAGTTCACCCGCTGGGGCGGCCATGTGCTGCAGTGGTTCGGCCTGCACCCCGAGCAGTGGGGCTATTTCAAGGTTATCGGCCTGCAGGGCACGCCGCTGGAGCGCATCGACGGGCGCATGATCATCGGTATGTTCGCCGGCTGCATCGCCGCCGCGCTGTGGGCCAACAACATCAAGCTGCGCCAGCCGCAGCACCGCATTCGCATCGTGCAGGCGCTGCTGGGCGGCATTATCGCCGGCTTCGGCGCGCGCCTGGCGATGGGTTGCAACCTGGCGGCGTTCTTCACCGGCATTCCGCAGTTCTCGCTGCACGCCTGGTTCTTCGCGCTGGCGACCGCCGCGGGTTCGTACTTCGGTGCCAAATTCACGCTGCTGCCGATGTTCCGCATCCCGGTCAAATTGCAAAAGGTGAAGGCCGCCGCGCCGCTGACGCAGAAACCTGAGCAGGCGCGCCGCCGCTTCCGGTTGGGCATGGCGGTCTTCGGCCTGGCGGTGGCCTGGTCGCTGTGGACGCTGTTCGATGCGCCGAAACTCGGCATCGCCATGCTGTTCGGCATCGGCTTCGGTCTGCTGATCGAACGCGCGCAGATCTGCTTCACCTCGGCGTTCCGCGATCTGTGGATCACCGGCCGCACCCACATGGCGAAAGCCATCATCATCGGCATGGCGGTGAGCGCTATCGGCATCTTCAGCTACGTGCAGCTCGGCGTGGCGCCGAAAATCATGTGGGCCGGCCCGAATGCGGTGCTGGGCGGCTTGCTGTTCGGCTTCGGCATCGTGCTGGCCGGCGGTTGCGAGACCGGCTGGATGTACCGCGCGGTGGAAGGGCAGGTGCACTACTGGTGGGTGGGGCTGGGCAACATCATCGGCGCCACGCTGCTGGCCTATTACTGGGACGATCTGGCGCCGGCGCTGGCGACCGACTACGACAAGATCAACTTGCTCGATACCTTCGGCCCGATCGGCGGCCTGCTGGTGACCTATCTGCTGCTGGCGCTGGCCTTCGCTGCCATGCTGTGGTGGGAGAAACGCTTTTTCCGCGCCCGGCCTGAGGCGCAGGTGGTGAATTTGAGGAGCATGCCATGA
- the yedF gene encoding sulfurtransferase-like selenium metabolism protein YedF, whose translation MKETTIVPDYRLDMLGEPCPYPAVATLEAMPQLKPGEILEVISDCPQSINNIPLDARNHGYKVLDIQQDGPTIRYLIQR comes from the coding sequence ATGAAAGAGACGACGATAGTGCCGGACTACCGGCTGGACATGCTGGGCGAGCCTTGCCCGTACCCGGCGGTGGCGACGCTGGAGGCGATGCCGCAGCTGAAGCCAGGGGAAATCCTGGAGGTGATCAGCGATTGCCCGCAGTCGATCAACAACATTCCGCTCGACGCGCGCAACCACGGCTACAAGGTGCTGGATATCCAGCAGGACGGGCCGACCATCCGCTATTTGATCCAGCGTTAA
- a CDS encoding luciferase-like monooxygenase, translated as MTENTAVPLSVLDLSPIPQGAKARDAFHCSLDLAQHAERWGYRRYWLAEHHNMTGIGSAATSVLLGYLAAGTQSIRLGSGGVMLPNHAPLVIAEQFGTLESLYPGRIDLGLGRAPGTDQRTMMALRRHLSGDVDTFPRDVQELQNYFCDAQPGQPVQAVPGQGLHVPLWLLGSSLYSAQLAAQLGLPFAFASHFAPDMLFQALQLYRENFKPSKQLAQPHAMVCVNVIAAESDSDARFLFSSMQQQFINLRRGSPGPLPPPVDNIHALWTAGEQYGVEQALRMSIVGDEKTVRHGLQTLLRETDADEIMVNGQIFDHQARLRSFEIVAGVQGDIVQG; from the coding sequence ATGACTGAAAACACTGCCGTACCGCTGTCGGTACTGGATTTATCGCCAATCCCGCAAGGGGCCAAAGCGCGCGACGCTTTCCACTGTTCGCTGGATCTGGCACAGCACGCCGAACGCTGGGGCTACCGGCGCTACTGGCTGGCCGAGCACCACAACATGACCGGCATCGGCAGCGCCGCCACCTCGGTGCTGCTGGGCTATCTGGCCGCCGGCACCCAGAGCATTCGCCTCGGCTCCGGAGGCGTGATGCTGCCGAACCATGCGCCGCTGGTGATCGCCGAACAGTTCGGCACGCTGGAGTCGCTTTACCCAGGGCGCATTGACCTGGGGCTGGGCCGCGCGCCCGGCACCGATCAGCGCACCATGATGGCGTTGCGTCGCCATCTGTCCGGCGATGTGGATACCTTCCCGCGCGACGTGCAGGAGCTGCAAAACTACTTCTGCGACGCGCAGCCCGGCCAGCCGGTGCAGGCGGTGCCTGGCCAGGGGCTGCACGTGCCGCTCTGGCTGCTCGGCTCCAGCCTCTATAGCGCGCAGCTGGCGGCGCAGCTCGGCCTGCCGTTCGCCTTCGCCTCGCACTTCGCCCCGGATATGCTGTTCCAGGCGCTGCAGCTGTACCGCGAGAACTTCAAACCGTCCAAACAGCTGGCGCAGCCGCACGCCATGGTGTGCGTCAACGTGATCGCCGCTGAGAGCGATAGCGATGCGCGCTTCCTGTTCAGCTCGATGCAGCAGCAGTTCATCAATCTGCGCCGCGGTTCGCCCGGCCCGCTGCCACCGCCGGTGGATAACATCCACGCGCTGTGGACCGCCGGTGAGCAATACGGCGTCGAGCAGGCGCTGCGGATGTCGATCGTCGGCGATGAAAAAACCGTGCGTCACGGGTTGCAAACGCTGCTGCGTGAAACCGATGCCGACGAGATCATGGTCAACGGCCAGATTTTCGATCACCAGGCGCGGCTGCGTTCGTTCGAGATTGTTGCCGGAGTGCAAGGCGACATCGTGCAGGGATAA
- a CDS encoding HlyD family secretion protein, with the protein MKKKTLFTLLLMMVAIALAILFRAHNQDLLLQGEVDAPEVIVASKAKGRVVERLIERGDDVKSGQLIIQLDSPELMAQLRSAQATRDEAKAQLDQSLHGTREESIRNLRANLAQAEAQYRNAQNDYNRNLSVSGKGYISKSELDASRRSRDTAFQQVQAAKANLDEGINGDRVELRQQYAAALRAAEENLLQIQAQSDDLQVKAPVDGEVGPIPAEVGELLNAGSPLVTLIRVPDAYFVFNLREDILAHVRKGDKVKLRVPALKDKMIDTEVRYIAPLGDYATKRATRATGDFDLKTFEVRLYPSQPVDGLRPGMSTLWQWKE; encoded by the coding sequence ATGAAAAAAAAGACGCTGTTTACCCTGTTGCTGATGATGGTGGCGATCGCATTGGCGATCCTGTTCCGCGCGCATAATCAGGATCTGTTACTGCAGGGTGAAGTGGACGCCCCCGAAGTGATCGTCGCTTCCAAAGCGAAAGGCCGGGTGGTTGAACGCCTGATCGAACGCGGCGACGACGTGAAAAGCGGCCAGCTGATTATTCAGCTCGACAGCCCCGAACTGATGGCGCAGCTGCGTTCCGCGCAGGCGACGCGCGACGAAGCCAAGGCGCAGCTCGATCAGTCGCTGCACGGCACCCGTGAAGAGAGCATCCGCAACCTGCGAGCCAACCTGGCGCAGGCCGAGGCGCAGTACCGCAACGCGCAAAACGACTACAACCGCAACCTGAGCGTGTCCGGCAAGGGTTATATCTCGAAGTCCGAGCTGGACGCTTCGCGCCGGTCGCGCGATACCGCCTTCCAGCAGGTGCAGGCGGCCAAGGCCAACCTGGACGAAGGTATCAACGGCGACCGCGTCGAGCTGCGGCAACAATACGCGGCGGCGCTGCGGGCGGCGGAAGAGAACCTGCTGCAGATCCAGGCGCAGAGCGACGATCTGCAGGTGAAAGCGCCGGTAGACGGCGAAGTGGGGCCGATCCCGGCCGAAGTGGGCGAATTGCTGAACGCCGGCAGCCCGCTGGTGACGCTGATCCGGGTGCCGGACGCCTACTTCGTGTTTAACCTGCGCGAAGACATCCTGGCCCACGTGCGCAAAGGCGACAAGGTCAAGCTGCGGGTGCCGGCGCTGAAGGACAAAATGATCGACACCGAGGTGCGCTACATCGCGCCGCTGGGGGATTACGCCACCAAACGCGCCACCCGCGCCACCGGCGACTTCGACCTGAAAACCTTCGAAGTGCGCCTGTATCCGTCACAGCCGGTGGACGGCCTGCGTCCGGGGATGAGCACCTTATGGCAATGGAAAGAGTAA
- a CDS encoding ABC transporter permease has product MAMERVRAGWRCFSHAFDKECRVAFRSPVVHWLSWIFPLILFGLISSNFSEGTLLDLPVSVVDSDHSPLSKSLTRRLDAGSHAHVEAYGGGLPESLNRLRSAQDYALLYIPPDFEANALSGKQPSVVMYYNALFYGAGLYSTQDFGGLMNEINASTRSIIATEMGKSLPPLADVTLSYGSLFNASGSYIYYQQFAATIHLLQLFVVTCMIYVLARSKSLLQAKPFSLALLGKLAPYTLCFTTLLMVEIAALVGIFDARVSGNPLFMLMIGLFYVMAAQSIGLLLYTFTGSTITAYSLIGILVSIAMTFSGMAVPELSMPLPARIISNIEPLTHALYAMFDVFLRQVHASAIFSVCALLAVYPLVAALLVRNRLPARLAKEGNAG; this is encoded by the coding sequence ATGGCAATGGAAAGAGTAAGGGCCGGCTGGCGCTGCTTCAGTCACGCGTTCGATAAAGAGTGCCGCGTCGCCTTTCGCAGCCCGGTGGTGCACTGGCTGAGCTGGATCTTTCCGCTGATCCTGTTTGGGCTGATCAGCAGCAACTTCTCCGAAGGCACGCTGCTCGATCTGCCGGTCTCGGTGGTGGACAGCGATCACAGCCCGCTGTCCAAGTCGCTGACGCGGCGGTTGGACGCCGGGTCACACGCCCACGTCGAGGCCTACGGCGGCGGGCTGCCGGAGTCGCTGAACCGCCTGCGCAGCGCGCAGGATTACGCGTTGCTGTACATCCCGCCGGACTTTGAGGCCAACGCGCTGTCGGGCAAGCAGCCGAGCGTGGTGATGTACTACAACGCGTTGTTCTACGGCGCCGGGCTGTACTCCACTCAGGACTTCGGCGGCCTGATGAACGAAATCAACGCCAGCACCCGCAGCATCATCGCCACCGAGATGGGCAAATCGCTGCCGCCGCTGGCGGACGTGACGCTCTCTTACGGCAGCCTGTTCAACGCCAGCGGCAGCTATATCTATTATCAGCAGTTCGCCGCCACCATTCACCTGCTGCAGCTGTTCGTGGTGACCTGCATGATCTACGTGCTGGCGCGCAGCAAATCGCTGCTGCAGGCCAAGCCGTTCAGCCTGGCGCTGCTCGGCAAGCTGGCGCCTTACACGCTGTGTTTCACCACCCTGCTGATGGTGGAGATCGCGGCGCTGGTGGGCATCTTTGACGCCCGCGTCAGCGGCAACCCGCTGTTTATGCTGATGATCGGCCTGTTTTACGTGATGGCGGCGCAGAGCATCGGCCTGCTGCTGTACACCTTTACCGGCAGCACCATCACCGCCTACAGCCTGATCGGTATTTTGGTCAGTATCGCGATGACCTTCTCCGGCATGGCGGTGCCTGAGCTGTCGATGCCGCTGCCGGCGCGCATCATTTCCAACATCGAACCGCTGACCCACGCGCTGTACGCCATGTTCGACGTGTTCCTGCGGCAGGTGCACGCCAGCGCCATCTTCAGCGTGTGTGCGCTGCTGGCGGTCTACCCGCTGGTGGCCGCGCTGCTGGTGCGTAATCGCCTGCCGGCGCGGCTGGCAAAAGAGGGGAACGCCGGATGA
- a CDS encoding ABC transporter permease, with amino-acid sequence MKLYWQTFVKVLLGMLERPVWLMLILSLCIMSMVYANRTVWDLPVGVVDQDHSTASRKLIRQLDATSKIAIETYDSLEQAQRDLGWRKLFAVIIMPVDLEKKILSGQNIVVPVYGDATNRLANGQIQQDVVAAYQQLLTEYNNGLLLRSGFSERQAQILLTPILGQTLDVFNPGISFAAIIFPGLLVMLLQHSLLIACIRVNIAMKSMPGGKAPLAAHLGGLTALLPIWLFLSIVLFVLWPWVLGYRQTANIAELLLLTFPFLLAVLGLGKLVTECLRSVEMIYLTLAFITTPIFYLSGTIWPLQSMPAWVRAISYSIPSTWGTKAIAGVNQMGLSLNEVWGDVMMMLVLGVVYTLLGFGVGFLRNSVALRGMFRKRRAS; translated from the coding sequence ATGAAGCTCTATTGGCAAACCTTCGTTAAGGTGCTGCTCGGCATGCTCGAGCGGCCGGTGTGGCTGATGCTGATCCTGTCGCTGTGCATCATGAGCATGGTGTACGCCAATCGCACGGTGTGGGATCTGCCGGTGGGGGTGGTCGATCAGGACCACAGCACCGCCAGCCGGAAGCTGATTCGTCAGCTGGACGCCACCTCCAAGATAGCGATCGAAACCTACGACAGCCTGGAACAGGCGCAGCGCGATCTCGGCTGGCGCAAGCTGTTTGCGGTGATCATCATGCCGGTGGATCTGGAGAAGAAGATCCTCAGCGGGCAGAACATCGTGGTGCCGGTGTACGGCGACGCCACCAACCGCCTGGCCAATGGCCAGATCCAACAGGACGTGGTGGCGGCCTACCAGCAGCTGCTGACGGAGTACAACAACGGGCTGCTGCTGCGCAGCGGCTTCAGCGAACGGCAGGCGCAGATACTGCTGACGCCGATACTGGGGCAAACGCTGGACGTGTTTAACCCCGGTATCAGCTTCGCGGCGATCATCTTCCCCGGCCTGCTGGTGATGCTGCTGCAGCACTCGCTGCTGATCGCCTGTATCCGCGTCAACATCGCCATGAAGAGCATGCCCGGCGGCAAGGCGCCGCTGGCGGCGCACCTCGGTGGGCTGACGGCGCTGCTGCCGATCTGGCTGTTCCTGTCTATCGTGCTGTTCGTGCTGTGGCCGTGGGTATTGGGCTACAGGCAGACGGCGAACATCGCCGAACTGCTGCTGCTGACCTTCCCGTTCCTGCTGGCGGTACTGGGGCTGGGCAAGCTGGTGACCGAGTGCCTACGCAGCGTCGAAATGATCTACCTGACGCTGGCGTTCATCACCACGCCGATCTTCTACCTGTCCGGCACCATCTGGCCGTTGCAGTCGATGCCGGCCTGGGTGCGCGCCATCTCGTACAGCATTCCCTCCACCTGGGGCACCAAGGCGATCGCCGGCGTCAACCAGATGGGGCTGTCGCTGAACGAAGTGTGGGGCGACGTGATGATGATGCTGGTGCTCGGCGTGGTCTACACCCTGCTGGGCTTCGGCGTGGGCTTCTTGCGCAACAGCGTGGCGCTGCGCGGGATGTTCAGGAAGCGGCGGGCGAGTTGA
- a CDS encoding U32 family peptidase, giving the protein MKYALGPVLYYWPKNDIAAFYQQAAESSADIIYLGESVCTKRREMKVGDWLALAREIARSGKQVVISTLALLQAPSELNELKRYVENGEFLFEANDLGAVNMAAERGLPFVAGHALNCYNAYTLRLLRRQGMMRWCMPVELSRDWLANLLAQCDELGFRHDFEVEVLSYGHLPLAYSARCFTARSENRGKDECETCCIKYPQGRMMRSQEQQQVFVLNGIQTMSGYCYNLGNELPSMQGLVDIVRLSPQGAETLAQIDAFRANERGEQPLTLTDHADCNGYWRSVAGLELVG; this is encoded by the coding sequence ATGAAATACGCACTGGGGCCGGTACTCTACTACTGGCCGAAAAACGACATCGCGGCGTTCTATCAACAGGCGGCGGAGAGCAGCGCCGACATCATTTACCTCGGCGAGAGCGTCTGCACCAAGCGGCGCGAGATGAAGGTCGGCGATTGGCTGGCGCTGGCGCGCGAAATCGCCCGCAGCGGCAAGCAGGTGGTGATCTCCACGCTGGCGCTGTTGCAGGCGCCATCCGAGCTGAATGAACTGAAACGCTATGTGGAGAACGGCGAGTTCCTGTTTGAAGCCAACGATCTGGGCGCGGTGAACATGGCGGCGGAGCGCGGTCTGCCGTTCGTCGCCGGCCATGCGCTGAACTGCTACAACGCCTATACCCTGCGCCTGCTGCGCCGCCAGGGCATGATGCGCTGGTGCATGCCGGTCGAACTTTCACGCGACTGGCTGGCCAACCTGCTGGCCCAGTGCGACGAGCTGGGGTTCCGCCACGACTTCGAGGTGGAGGTGCTGAGCTACGGCCACCTGCCGCTGGCCTATTCGGCGCGCTGCTTCACCGCCCGCTCGGAGAACCGCGGCAAGGACGAGTGCGAAACCTGCTGCATCAAGTATCCGCAGGGCCGCATGATGCGTTCGCAGGAGCAACAGCAGGTGTTCGTGCTCAACGGCATCCAGACCATGAGCGGCTACTGCTACAACCTCGGCAACGAGCTGCCGAGCATGCAGGGGCTGGTGGACATCGTGCGGCTATCGCCGCAGGGCGCCGAGACGCTGGCGCAAATCGATGCCTTCCGCGCCAACGAACGCGGCGAGCAGCCGCTGACCTTGACCGACCACGCCGACTGCAACGGCTACTGGCGCAGCGTGGCCGGGTTGGAGTTGGTGGGGTGA
- the ubiU gene encoding ubiquinone anaerobic biosynthesis protein UbiU, with translation MELLCPAGNLPALKAAVDNGADAVYIGLKDDTNARHFAGLNFTEKKLQEAVDYVHRHGRKLHIAINTFAHPDGYARWQRAVDMAAQLGADALILADLAMLEYAAQRYPQLERHVSVQASATNEEAIRFYQRNFDVGRVVLPRVLSMHQVKQLARTSPVPLEVFAFGSLCIMAEGRCYLSSYLTGESPNTVGACSPARFVRWQQTPQGMESRLNDVLIDRYQDHENAGYPTLCKGRYLVDDVRYHALEEPTSLNTLELLPELLAANIASVKIEGRQRSPAYVSQVARVWRQAIDRCQADPAAYRADAAWMETLGAMSEGTQTTLGAYHRKWQ, from the coding sequence ATGGAGCTGCTTTGTCCCGCCGGCAACCTGCCGGCCCTGAAGGCCGCGGTGGATAACGGCGCCGACGCCGTTTACATCGGTCTGAAAGACGATACCAACGCGCGCCACTTCGCCGGCCTCAACTTCACCGAGAAAAAGCTGCAGGAAGCGGTCGATTACGTGCATCGCCACGGCCGCAAGCTGCATATCGCCATCAACACCTTCGCCCATCCCGACGGCTACGCGCGCTGGCAGCGCGCGGTGGATATGGCGGCCCAGCTGGGCGCCGACGCGCTGATTCTGGCGGATCTGGCGATGCTGGAATATGCCGCCCAGCGCTACCCACAGCTGGAGCGCCACGTTTCGGTGCAGGCCTCCGCCACCAACGAAGAGGCGATCCGTTTCTACCAGCGCAACTTCGACGTGGGCCGGGTGGTGCTGCCGCGCGTGCTGTCGATGCATCAGGTGAAACAGCTGGCGCGCACCAGCCCGGTGCCGCTGGAAGTGTTCGCCTTCGGCAGCCTGTGCATCATGGCCGAGGGGCGCTGCTATCTCTCTTCCTACCTGACCGGCGAGTCGCCGAACACCGTCGGCGCCTGTTCGCCGGCGCGTTTCGTGCGCTGGCAGCAAACCCCGCAGGGCATGGAGTCGCGCCTGAACGACGTGCTGATCGACCGCTACCAGGACCATGAAAACGCCGGTTACCCGACGCTGTGCAAGGGCCGCTATCTGGTGGACGACGTGCGCTACCACGCGCTGGAAGAGCCCACCAGCCTCAATACGCTGGAGCTGCTGCCGGAGCTGCTGGCTGCCAACATCGCCTCGGTGAAGATCGAAGGCCGCCAGCGCAGCCCGGCTTACGTCAGCCAGGTGGCGCGCGTCTGGCGCCAGGCGATCGACCGTTGCCAGGCCGATCCGGCCGCCTACCGCGCCGACGCCGCCTGGATGGAGACGCTGGGCGCGATGTCCGAGGGCACCCAGACCACGCTGGGCGCCTATCACCGCAAATGGCAGTAG
- the ubiT gene encoding ubiquinone anaerobic biosynthesis accessory factor UbiT, with protein MLEQLRARLVRQGPSLLRIPLKFTPFALQRQLLQQVLSWQFRQALADGDLEFLESRWLKIEVRDLALQWFMTVENDKLVVSQHAEADVSFSGDANDLILIAARKQDPDTLFFQRRLQIEGDTELGLYVKNLMDAIELESMPAPLRMGLLQLADFVEAGLQEGTASASRVAVSC; from the coding sequence GTGTTGGAACAACTACGAGCACGCCTTGTGCGCCAGGGGCCGTCGCTGCTGCGCATCCCGCTGAAATTCACGCCGTTCGCCCTGCAGCGCCAGCTGCTGCAACAGGTGCTGAGCTGGCAGTTCCGCCAGGCGTTGGCGGATGGGGATCTGGAATTTCTCGAATCGCGCTGGTTGAAGATCGAAGTTCGCGATCTGGCGCTACAATGGTTTATGACGGTAGAAAACGACAAACTGGTGGTCAGCCAGCACGCCGAGGCGGACGTCAGCTTCAGCGGCGACGCCAACGATCTGATCCTGATCGCGGCGCGCAAGCAAGATCCGGATACGCTGTTCTTTCAGCGTCGGCTGCAGATTGAAGGGGATACCGAATTGGGCCTGTATGTGAAAAATTTGATGGACGCCATCGAGCTGGAAAGCATGCCCGCGCCGCTGCGCATGGGGCTGTTGCAGTTGGCGGATTTTGTCGAAGCAGGGTTGCAGGAGGGCACGGCGTCGGCTTCCCGTGTGGCGGTATCATGCTGA